The window TAACTAGACCTGAGGGAGGACTTTTTTAGCACTACGTATGATATAATTTATTTATATTGAATGATTTCGCAGAATTTATATTTTATAGAAAGAGGTTCCTTATGGCATCCGGCAGATCTGAAAAAGAGTTACAAGGGGTAACGATGTTAGGTCACAAGACCGATTATCCTACTGATTATGCGCCACAGGTGTTAGAGGCGTTTGATAATAAACACCCTGACAATGACTATTTCGTTAAGTTTAATTGCCCTGAGTTCACAAGTTTGTGTCCTATGACAGGTCAACCAGACTTTGCGACCATCTACATTTCTTATGTTCCAGATAAGAAAATGGTAGAGTCCAAGTCATTGAAGTTATATCTATTTAGTTTCCGCAATCACGGTGACTTTCACGAGGATTGCATCAACATCATCATGAAAGATCTTGTGAAGTTGATGGATCCTAAATATATCGAGGTGTGGGGCAAGTTTACGCCGCGCGGTGGTTTGTCCATCGATCCATACGCAAATTACGGCAAGCCTGGTACAGAGTGGGAAAAGACTGCAAAAGAGCGCCTCCATTTCCATGATATGCAGCCTGAGCGCGTAGCATACCGTTAATATGGCATACGAATATTTAACAATGGTCGCATCCTTTATTATTTGTTTTATGATGGGTGTGACATTGTCTTTACAACCTGCATCAATAATCGTAGGGACTCACACTCATTTAAGAGAACAAAGTAAATGGACTCGCTGGAATGGATATATCATGTTTGTGTTGCTCCTATTTGTGTT of the Veillonella parvula genome contains:
- the queF gene encoding preQ(1) synthase, which gives rise to MASGRSEKELQGVTMLGHKTDYPTDYAPQVLEAFDNKHPDNDYFVKFNCPEFTSLCPMTGQPDFATIYISYVPDKKMVESKSLKLYLFSFRNHGDFHEDCINIIMKDLVKLMDPKYIEVWGKFTPRGGLSIDPYANYGKPGTEWEKTAKERLHFHDMQPERVAYR